From Crassaminicella indica, one genomic window encodes:
- a CDS encoding LCP family protein, whose amino-acid sequence MKKFLKVLVIAFICFTVVMCTGTYIFMSSMTVKGQGYSGEKIVSEDGTPEKEERVNVLIVGVDAKDIESSKHARTDTMMLATFDPNTKKVDIISIPRDTRVVIRGRRQKEKINHAHAYGGMDLAMKAVKDFLGVPVHYYIEVNYAAVGKIVDDVGGVEVYVPQDMKYYDPKADPPLKINLKKGRQVLDSNKAMQFLRFRKGYKNQDLGRINAQHDFLMALADKLLSPRIITKLPNLLRTFKAYVDTNMPITTMSSYAFKARDIKMEDINMITIPGEPKLINGLWYYIPDMNGVKTIVDQIFRGKDAQDQNIDAHENKEYTKDKVTVEVLNGSNINGIATKTANMLKEKGYKVVNIGNVAGIKYGQTHIYNRNNKDSDAKNIAELLNIKEIEKGINTDTKADITIIIGNDMKK is encoded by the coding sequence ATGAAAAAATTCTTGAAAGTGTTAGTCATTGCATTTATTTGCTTTACTGTAGTTATGTGTACAGGGACTTATATTTTTATGAGTAGTATGACAGTTAAAGGACAGGGATATAGTGGAGAAAAAATAGTAAGTGAAGATGGTACGCCTGAAAAAGAAGAACGTGTAAATGTTTTAATAGTAGGTGTAGATGCAAAGGATATCGAAAGCAGTAAGCATGCTAGAACAGATACGATGATGCTTGCAACATTTGATCCAAACACAAAAAAAGTAGACATCATTTCTATTCCTAGAGATACAAGAGTTGTTATAAGAGGTCGTAGACAAAAAGAAAAAATTAATCATGCTCATGCATATGGTGGTATGGATCTAGCTATGAAGGCAGTAAAGGACTTTTTAGGTGTACCCGTTCACTATTATATTGAAGTAAATTATGCTGCTGTAGGGAAAATTGTAGACGATGTAGGTGGCGTAGAGGTTTATGTGCCACAGGATATGAAGTATTATGATCCAAAGGCTGATCCACCTCTAAAAATTAATTTAAAAAAAGGAAGACAAGTATTAGATAGTAATAAAGCAATGCAGTTTTTAAGATTTAGAAAGGGATATAAAAATCAAGATTTAGGTAGAATTAATGCCCAACATGATTTTTTAATGGCATTAGCGGATAAATTGTTATCTCCTAGAATCATTACAAAATTACCAAATCTATTGAGAACCTTTAAAGCTTATGTAGATACAAATATGCCTATTACAACGATGAGTTCTTATGCATTTAAAGCTAGGGATATAAAGATGGAAGATATTAATATGATAACAATACCTGGAGAACCAAAATTGATAAACGGATTATGGTATTATATTCCTGATATGAATGGAGTAAAAACAATTGTAGATCAAATTTTTAGGGGAAAGGATGCACAAGATCAAAATATAGATGCTCATGAGAATAAAGAGTATACGAAAGATAAAGTTACAGTAGAAGTTTTAAATGGATCAAATATAAATGGAATTGCTACAAAAACAGCTAATATGCTAAAAGAAAAGGGATATAAAGTTGTAAATATAGGTAATGTAGCAGGTATAAAATATGGACAAACTCATATCTATAATAGAAATAATAAAGATAGTGATGCAAAAAATATTGCAGAGCTATTAAATATTAAGGAAATAGAAAAGGGTATAAATACAGATACAAAAGCTGATATTACAATTATTATTGGAAATGATATGAAAAAATAA
- the rsfS gene encoding ribosome silencing factor gives MIETSKKIAFEIAKSIDNKKGQDIEILDIRNISSFTDYFVIAHGTSTRQVKAIADEIEDKMKENGVILDHKEGYASGRWILLDYINVVVHLFIEEERSFYNIERVWKDALHVNVDNL, from the coding sequence ATGATCGAAACATCAAAAAAAATTGCTTTTGAGATTGCAAAGAGTATAGACAATAAAAAAGGACAAGATATTGAGATATTAGATATTAGGAATATCTCAAGCTTTACAGATTATTTTGTAATAGCTCATGGAACATCAACCCGTCAGGTAAAGGCTATTGCTGATGAAATTGAAGATAAAATGAAAGAAAATGGAGTTATATTAGACCATAAAGAAGGTTATGCTAGTGGTAGATGGATTTTGTTAGATTATATAAATGTAGTAGTACATCTTTTCATTGAAGAAGAAAGAAGCTTTTATAATATAGAAAGAGTATGGAAAGATGCATTGCATGTAAATGTTGACAATCTGTAA
- the leuS gene encoding leucine--tRNA ligase: MPKYDFSQIEKKWQDYWEKNKMFETVENEKEKYYVLEMFPYPSGKLHMGHVRNYSIGDVIARFKKMKGFNVLHPMGWDSFGLPAENAAIKHGIHPNKWTWENIEEMRRQLKELGISYDWNREVATCHPDYYKWTQWIFLQFYKKGLVYKKKYPVNWCPSCETVLANEQVVGGHCERCDSLVGKKDLEQWYFKITDYAEKLLEDIEKLKGWPEKVKTMQKNWIGKSVGAEVEFKIDDSDKILNVFTTRPDTIYGVTYMVLAPEHPYVTELTKGTEYEKSVKEFVEKLQYLSEIERTATNVEKEGMFIGKYAVNPLTGKNIPIYIANYVLMDYGTGAIMAVPAHDERDFEFAKKYDLEIVPVIKPKDDSVDVYNLDKAYTNEGVMVNSGKFDGMDSKEALVQISDYLEKEGLGKKTINFRLRDWLISRQRYWGTPIPIVNCKDCGSVPVDEKDLPVMLPTDVVFSGKGESPLTTSKEFIHTKCPKCGKDATRETDTMDTFVDSSWYFLRYTDPSNSEAVFGYDKAKYWMDVDQYIGGVEHAILHLLYARFFTKVLNDLGYSPVSEPFKNLLTQGMVLKDGAKMSKSKGNVVSPKEIIEKYGADTARLFILFAAPPDRDLEWSDTGVEGCFRFLNRVWRVIDELKDSLIDAKEDNVYSKEDKKFRYMIHITIKRVTEDVEERFNFNTAISAIMELVNEIYKYKELGEKCNKSLLREALETVIILLAPFAPHITEELWHSMGYDSSVHAHEWPSYDKDAIVKDEVEIVIQINGKVKEKIEVSTALTKEELEKEALANDKITSLIEGKQIIKVIVVPKKLVNIVIR; this comes from the coding sequence ATGCCAAAATATGATTTTAGTCAAATTGAAAAGAAATGGCAAGATTATTGGGAAAAAAATAAAATGTTTGAAACTGTTGAAAATGAAAAAGAAAAATATTATGTATTGGAGATGTTCCCATATCCATCAGGAAAACTTCATATGGGACATGTAAGAAACTATTCTATTGGAGATGTTATAGCGAGATTTAAGAAAATGAAAGGTTTTAATGTACTTCATCCAATGGGATGGGATTCTTTTGGACTACCTGCTGAGAATGCAGCCATAAAACATGGTATTCACCCTAATAAATGGACTTGGGAAAACATTGAAGAAATGAGAAGACAATTAAAGGAGTTAGGGATTAGTTATGATTGGAATAGAGAAGTAGCTACTTGTCATCCAGATTATTATAAATGGACACAATGGATTTTCTTGCAATTTTATAAAAAAGGACTTGTTTATAAGAAAAAATACCCTGTAAACTGGTGTCCTTCTTGTGAAACCGTATTGGCTAATGAACAGGTAGTAGGTGGACATTGTGAACGTTGTGATAGCTTAGTAGGAAAAAAAGATCTAGAACAATGGTATTTTAAAATTACAGATTATGCTGAAAAATTATTAGAAGATATAGAAAAGCTGAAAGGCTGGCCTGAAAAAGTAAAAACTATGCAGAAAAATTGGATAGGAAAAAGTGTGGGAGCAGAAGTTGAGTTCAAAATAGATGATTCGGATAAAATATTAAATGTGTTTACAACTAGACCAGATACAATTTATGGTGTTACTTATATGGTACTAGCTCCTGAACATCCATATGTAACAGAGCTTACAAAAGGTACTGAATACGAAAAAAGCGTTAAAGAGTTTGTAGAAAAGCTTCAATACCTTTCAGAAATAGAAAGAACAGCAACAAATGTAGAAAAAGAAGGTATGTTTATAGGAAAATATGCTGTAAATCCTTTAACAGGAAAGAATATCCCTATCTATATTGCAAACTATGTTTTAATGGATTATGGTACAGGAGCTATTATGGCTGTTCCTGCTCATGATGAGAGAGATTTTGAGTTTGCTAAAAAATATGATCTTGAAATTGTTCCTGTTATTAAACCAAAAGATGATAGTGTAGATGTTTACAACCTAGATAAGGCTTATACTAATGAAGGGGTTATGGTTAACTCAGGAAAATTTGATGGAATGGATAGTAAAGAAGCTTTGGTACAAATATCTGATTATCTTGAAAAAGAAGGATTAGGTAAAAAAACTATAAACTTTAGATTAAGAGATTGGTTAATCTCAAGACAAAGATATTGGGGAACACCAATACCAATTGTTAATTGTAAAGATTGTGGATCTGTTCCAGTTGATGAGAAAGATTTACCAGTGATGTTACCAACAGATGTAGTTTTTTCTGGAAAGGGTGAATCACCTTTAACGACTAGCAAGGAATTCATTCATACAAAGTGTCCAAAATGTGGTAAAGATGCTACAAGAGAAACGGATACAATGGATACATTTGTAGATTCTTCATGGTATTTTTTGAGATATACAGATCCTTCAAATAGTGAAGCTGTATTTGGATACGATAAAGCAAAATACTGGATGGATGTAGATCAATATATTGGTGGGGTAGAGCATGCGATTTTACATCTTCTTTACGCTAGATTTTTTACAAAGGTATTAAATGATTTAGGATATTCACCTGTTTCAGAGCCTTTTAAAAATCTTCTTACTCAAGGAATGGTTCTAAAAGATGGAGCTAAGATGTCAAAATCGAAAGGAAATGTTGTCAGCCCTAAAGAAATAATAGAAAAATATGGAGCAGATACAGCAAGATTATTTATTCTTTTTGCAGCACCGCCTGATAGGGATCTTGAATGGAGTGATACAGGGGTAGAAGGATGCTTTAGATTCTTAAACAGAGTATGGAGAGTAATAGATGAATTAAAAGATAGCTTAATTGATGCAAAAGAAGATAATGTTTACTCAAAAGAAGATAAGAAATTTAGATATATGATTCATATAACTATAAAAAGAGTAACAGAAGATGTTGAGGAGCGTTTTAACTTTAATACAGCTATTAGTGCTATTATGGAACTTGTAAATGAAATTTATAAATATAAAGAATTAGGAGAAAAATGTAATAAGAGTTTATTAAGAGAAGCTTTAGAGACAGTAATCATTCTTTTAGCTCCTTTTGCACCACATATAACTGAAGAATTATGGCATAGTATGGGATATGATTCAAGTGTGCATGCTCATGAATGGCCAAGCTATGATAAAGATGCAATAGTAAAAGATGAAGTTGAAATCGTAATACAGATCAATGGAAAAGTAAAAGAAAAAATAGAGGTTTCAACAGCGCTAACTAAAGAAGAATTAGAGAAAGAAGCTTTAGCAAATGATAAAATTACATCTCTGATAGAAGGAAAGCAAATCATTAAGGTAATTGTGGTACCTAAAAAATTAGTGAATATTGTTATTCGATAA
- a CDS encoding helix-turn-helix transcriptional regulator: MEKSIHPILNAIVPLIEGIAQTFGKNCEIVLHNFCDGKSSIIAIENGHVTGRSVGSPMTEAGLKAVQKGNVQDNIINYTAKTTDGRVLKSSTMPIKDESGRVIGLLCINFDMSTLIVAQNAINEIMQVQDSNEVKNNHYAANNVNDVLTNIVTNTINALGKPVAYMNKDEKVHIVKRLDDQGAFLIKGAIDYVAKVLCVSRYTIYNYLDEIRVYDQ; this comes from the coding sequence GTGGAAAAATCCATACATCCAATATTAAATGCCATAGTACCTCTTATTGAAGGCATAGCACAAACATTCGGAAAAAATTGCGAAATAGTATTGCATAATTTCTGTGATGGAAAAAGTTCTATTATTGCGATAGAGAATGGTCATGTGACAGGAAGAAGTGTAGGAAGTCCTATGACGGAAGCTGGATTGAAAGCTGTACAAAAAGGAAATGTACAGGATAATATTATTAATTATACAGCAAAGACAACTGATGGGAGAGTATTAAAATCTAGTACTATGCCTATAAAAGATGAAAGTGGAAGAGTCATTGGTCTATTATGTATTAATTTTGATATGTCTACATTGATTGTTGCACAAAACGCTATTAATGAAATTATGCAGGTTCAGGATTCTAATGAAGTGAAAAATAATCATTATGCTGCAAATAATGTAAATGATGTATTAACAAATATTGTGACGAATACAATTAATGCATTAGGTAAACCTGTAGCTTATATGAACAAGGATGAGAAAGTACATATTGTAAAAAGGTTGGATGATCAAGGAGCTTTCTTAATAAAGGGTGCAATAGATTATGTAGCAAAAGTTTTATGTGTATCAAGATATACAATCTATAATTACCTTGATGAAATCAGAGTATATGATCAATAA
- a CDS encoding pyridoxal-phosphate-dependent aminotransferase family protein, which produces MKKKLFIPGPVDVSEDVLKKMSTSMIGHRTKEASDLQRSISQKMMKVMYTKNQIMLSTSSGSGLMEGAVRSCTKKRAAVFSIGAFGDRWFDMALYNGVPADKFSSEWGSPTTPEMVDRTLSTGKYDLITITHNETSTGVMNPIEEIAEVVKKYPEVIFCLDTVSSLGGTKIEVDRLNVDICIASTQKCLGLPPGMAICSISEKAIEAAKKVKNRGYYFDLLKMYEYIKKKDHQYPSTPSLSHMFALDYQLDKILEEGLENRFIRHENMAKYVRAWAKENFSLFADEKYASNTLTTIKNSKNISVAELNIKLKEHGYIISNGYGILKEQTFRIAHMAETTLDEIKALLETINNILNL; this is translated from the coding sequence ATGAAAAAGAAATTATTTATTCCTGGTCCTGTTGATGTTTCAGAAGACGTTCTCAAAAAAATGTCCACCTCTATGATTGGTCATCGTACAAAAGAAGCTTCTGACCTACAAAGAAGTATTTCTCAAAAAATGATGAAGGTAATGTATACAAAAAATCAAATCATGCTATCTACCTCTTCTGGTAGTGGACTTATGGAAGGTGCAGTCCGTTCTTGTACTAAAAAACGAGCAGCTGTATTTTCGATAGGAGCTTTTGGTGATCGATGGTTTGATATGGCTTTATATAATGGTGTACCTGCAGATAAATTTTCATCTGAATGGGGTAGCCCTACTACACCTGAAATGGTAGACAGAACTTTATCTACTGGAAAATATGATTTAATCACAATTACTCATAACGAAACATCCACTGGTGTGATGAATCCAATAGAAGAAATTGCAGAAGTAGTAAAAAAATATCCTGAAGTTATTTTTTGTTTAGATACAGTTAGTTCTTTAGGAGGAACAAAAATTGAAGTAGATCGCTTAAATGTTGATATATGTATTGCTTCTACCCAAAAATGTTTAGGGCTACCTCCTGGAATGGCTATATGTTCTATTTCTGAAAAAGCCATAGAGGCTGCTAAAAAAGTAAAAAATAGAGGATATTATTTTGATTTGCTTAAAATGTATGAATATATAAAAAAGAAAGACCATCAATATCCTTCAACGCCGTCCTTATCTCATATGTTTGCTCTTGATTACCAGTTAGATAAAATTTTAGAAGAAGGCTTAGAAAATAGATTTATTCGTCATGAAAATATGGCAAAATATGTTCGTGCTTGGGCAAAAGAGAATTTTTCATTATTTGCTGATGAAAAATATGCTTCAAACACATTAACAACTATTAAAAATTCAAAAAATATATCTGTTGCTGAATTAAATATAAAGCTAAAAGAACATGGCTATATAATATCTAATGGATATGGAATATTAAAAGAACAAACATTTAGAATCGCCCATATGGCAGAAACTACCTTAGATGAAATAAAAGCCTTACTTGAAACAATTAATAATATTTTAAATCTATAG
- the sdaAB gene encoding L-serine ammonia-lyase, iron-sulfur-dependent subunit beta codes for MKNYSAFDVIGPRMIGPSSSHTAGAARLGKVARRICGEEVKKVIFTLHGSFAKTYRGHGTDKALVAGILGMEPEDKHLRKSMEIAKKKGLDYQFVEEDLGDVHPNTVKISMIDKKGNQSEIVGSSIGGGNIKIIKINGLDVEFTGEYSTLIVRQIDVPGVIAKVTKIVSQVEINIAFMRVFRQNKGKDAFMIIETDDPIPKGIIEKIRSIGEEIIHVYIVDVL; via the coding sequence ATGAAAAATTATAGCGCCTTTGATGTGATAGGCCCTAGAATGATAGGACCATCTAGTTCTCATACAGCAGGAGCAGCTAGACTAGGAAAAGTTGCAAGAAGAATATGTGGAGAAGAAGTTAAGAAGGTTATTTTTACATTACATGGTTCATTTGCAAAAACATATCGGGGGCATGGAACGGATAAGGCATTAGTTGCTGGAATTTTAGGAATGGAACCAGAGGATAAACATTTAAGAAAATCAATGGAAATTGCTAAAAAGAAAGGCTTGGATTATCAGTTCGTAGAAGAAGATCTAGGAGATGTACACCCTAATACAGTAAAAATTAGTATGATAGATAAGAAAGGAAATCAATCAGAAATTGTAGGATCATCTATTGGCGGAGGAAATATAAAGATTATAAAGATCAATGGCTTAGATGTTGAATTTACAGGGGAGTATTCAACTTTAATTGTTAGACAGATTGATGTTCCAGGTGTTATTGCAAAGGTTACAAAAATAGTAAGTCAGGTTGAAATTAATATTGCATTTATGAGGGTTTTTAGACAAAATAAGGGAAAAGATGCATTTATGATAATAGAGACGGATGATCCCATTCCAAAAGGAATTATTGAAAAGATAAGATCGATTGGAGAAGAAATTATACATGTATATATAGTAGATGTTTTGTAA
- the sdaAA gene encoding L-serine ammonia-lyase, iron-sulfur-dependent, subunit alpha: protein MSKNFISGVDLLEKCRIYRKKIWEIMLEREIENTGKSKAEIFNDMKKNLIVMKAAVKDGLYEDIKSVSGLVGGDAKRLRKRYEKERTVSGKRMNKAVASAMAVLEVNASMGQIVAAPTAGSSGIIPGALITVGEDFNFNDDDLVKALFTAAAIGYIITRNATVSGAEGGCQAETGAAAAMAASAIVELLGGSPEQALHAASMTIKNILGLVCDPIAGLVESPCVKRNAIGTANAFISADMALAGIKSIIPFDEVVEAMYKVGRSLPCELRETAQGGLAKTPTGIKIEEEIFNKKQ, encoded by the coding sequence ATGAGTAAAAATTTTATCAGTGGAGTAGATTTGTTAGAAAAATGCAGAATTTATCGAAAAAAGATATGGGAAATAATGTTGGAAAGGGAAATAGAGAATACAGGAAAAAGCAAGGCTGAGATTTTTAATGATATGAAAAAAAATTTAATCGTTATGAAAGCTGCAGTGAAAGATGGTTTATATGAAGATATAAAATCTGTTAGTGGATTAGTAGGAGGAGATGCAAAAAGACTTAGAAAAAGATATGAAAAGGAAAGAACTGTATCAGGAAAGAGAATGAACAAAGCTGTAGCAAGTGCGATGGCTGTACTGGAAGTAAATGCATCGATGGGTCAGATTGTAGCAGCACCGACAGCTGGATCTAGTGGGATCATTCCTGGAGCTTTAATAACTGTAGGTGAAGATTTTAACTTTAATGATGATGATTTGGTTAAAGCTTTATTCACAGCGGCAGCAATTGGGTATATTATTACAAGAAATGCAACGGTTTCAGGGGCAGAAGGCGGTTGTCAAGCAGAAACAGGTGCAGCAGCAGCAATGGCAGCAAGTGCTATAGTTGAATTGTTAGGAGGAAGCCCAGAACAAGCTTTACATGCAGCGTCTATGACTATAAAGAATATATTAGGATTGGTATGTGATCCTATAGCTGGTCTTGTGGAATCGCCATGTGTAAAAAGAAATGCTATAGGAACTGCAAATGCATTTATATCGGCAGATATGGCTTTAGCAGGAATAAAAAGCATTATCCCTTTTGACGAGGTTGTAGAAGCTATGTATAAGGTTGGAAGAAGTTTACCTTGTGAATTACGAGAAACTGCTCAAGGAGGGTTAGCAAAAACACCGACAGGAATAAAAATTGAAGAAGAAATTTTTAATAAAAAACAATGA
- a CDS encoding D-alanyl-D-alanine carboxypeptidase family protein, whose amino-acid sequence MKKLILFFTILFTIINTTTTFAISSPPNITAPSAILIDADTGDILYEKNAHTQMYPASTTKIMTAILTLENANLKDKIIIDKDTPFTEGTRIYVMEGEEFTVEQLLYALLIDSANDAAVALAKHVSGSVEEFAKLMNKKAKELGAKNTHFVNPNGLSDDQHLTTAYDLAMIAKYAMTIPKFREIVKTIRYKIPPTNKQVETRYFKNKNKFLWSSSKILYKGKWIPIKYDIVEGIKTGYTSVAKQCLVALAKKDGHRIISVVLKAEGKNLWVDSRTLIDYGFENFKFVKLINEKERIKSISIRNGVVQQLDLITQNKLYKAIPKDQNLPTINKSITFNKDVKAPIKKGQVLGKVAFTFGPKKLGEVNLVAAKAIAPREGLTSIFYFDSWKKTIFYFILTFVLLFLVWRTIVTMIRLQKRKKRLLRKNKLKKYSSDYMSLKKHKYDK is encoded by the coding sequence ATGAAAAAATTGATTTTATTTTTTACTATCCTTTTTACAATAATAAATACTACAACAACCTTTGCCATTTCATCACCTCCAAATATTACAGCTCCAAGTGCTATTTTAATCGATGCTGATACTGGTGATATATTATATGAGAAAAATGCTCATACACAAATGTATCCTGCCAGTACAACAAAAATTATGACAGCAATTCTAACATTAGAAAATGCAAACTTAAAAGATAAAATTATTATAGATAAAGATACTCCCTTTACTGAAGGCACTAGAATATATGTGATGGAAGGCGAAGAATTTACTGTTGAACAGCTTCTTTATGCTCTTTTAATTGACTCAGCAAATGATGCTGCTGTTGCTCTAGCAAAGCATGTATCTGGAAGTGTTGAAGAATTTGCTAAGCTCATGAATAAAAAAGCAAAAGAATTAGGAGCAAAAAACACTCATTTTGTTAATCCTAATGGATTATCAGATGACCAGCACCTTACTACAGCATATGATTTAGCAATGATTGCAAAATATGCTATGACAATACCAAAATTTCGAGAAATAGTTAAAACCATTCGATATAAAATTCCTCCTACTAACAAACAAGTTGAAACTCGTTACTTTAAAAACAAAAATAAATTTTTATGGTCTAGCAGTAAAATATTATACAAAGGAAAATGGATTCCTATAAAATATGATATTGTAGAAGGGATAAAAACTGGCTACACAAGTGTAGCTAAACAATGCTTAGTTGCATTGGCTAAAAAAGATGGACACAGGATCATTAGTGTTGTACTAAAAGCTGAAGGAAAAAACCTTTGGGTAGATTCAAGAACACTTATAGATTATGGCTTTGAAAATTTTAAATTTGTAAAATTAATAAATGAAAAAGAAAGAATAAAATCTATCTCTATTAGAAATGGAGTAGTACAACAATTAGATTTAATTACTCAAAATAAACTATATAAAGCCATTCCAAAAGATCAAAATTTACCTACTATAAACAAAAGTATAACATTCAATAAAGACGTAAAAGCACCTATCAAAAAAGGACAAGTTTTAGGAAAAGTAGCCTTCACTTTCGGTCCAAAAAAATTAGGTGAGGTAAATCTAGTTGCAGCAAAAGCAATAGCTCCAAGAGAAGGATTGACTTCTATTTTTTACTTTGATTCATGGAAAAAAACTATTTTTTATTTTATCCTTACATTTGTACTACTTTTCCTCGTATGGAGAACTATTGTAACAATGATTCGATTACAAAAAAGAAAGAAACGTCTTCTTAGAAAAAATAAGCTAAAAAAATATTCTTCCGACTATATGTCATTAAAAAAACATAAATATGATAAATAG
- a CDS encoding helix-hairpin-helix domain-containing protein produces the protein MLKLTKREMVILGIFIFMSILFASDKLYINKSEDIVVEHKSNKMEETEGNKENENEKEEKLIMVDICGEVKRSGIVKLKEGARLVEAVNIAGGLLDTADRKQVNMAKVLLDGEQIVIPKIGQDQWNDENPKTYKIHKNSNQVNINTASESELQSLNGVGKVLAERIIEYREKKGRFKHISDIKKVPGVGDKKYEMLKEQIRVN, from the coding sequence ATGCTTAAGCTAACAAAACGTGAAATGGTTATTTTGGGAATATTTATTTTCATGAGTATATTATTTGCATCAGATAAGTTATATATCAATAAATCAGAAGATATTGTTGTTGAACATAAAAGTAATAAAATGGAAGAAACAGAAGGAAATAAGGAAAATGAGAATGAAAAAGAAGAAAAATTGATTATGGTAGATATATGCGGAGAGGTCAAACGTTCTGGAATTGTAAAGTTAAAAGAAGGAGCTAGGCTAGTAGAAGCAGTTAATATAGCTGGAGGACTTTTAGATACAGCAGATAGAAAACAAGTAAATATGGCAAAGGTATTATTAGATGGAGAACAAATAGTGATTCCAAAGATTGGTCAAGACCAATGGAATGATGAGAATCCAAAAACTTATAAAATTCATAAAAATTCAAATCAAGTTAACATAAATACAGCATCAGAAAGTGAATTACAATCTTTAAATGGAGTTGGAAAAGTCCTAGCAGAAAGAATTATTGAGTATAGAGAGAAAAAAGGTAGATTTAAACATATTTCTGACATTAAGAAAGTGCCAGGTGTAGGAGATAAAAAATATGAAATGCTTAAGGAACAAATACGAGTAAATTGA